In Rickettsia endosymbiont of Gonocerus acuteangulatus, the following are encoded in one genomic region:
- a CDS encoding glycosyltransferase family 8 protein, producing MFKKRSKKNIFVTIKIPLLLLLILIMFIVIIGFFTSNYKMHSENYCIRDISTYSYQKFYSIMREDLFSFNSALEKLEDKPLSVKDKVKLEKICTFKIEDGKVRLEVAKGYDCLLQLYSGEDATLVEKYKAIKNGSYGLDTLYTKNAAINLAKLIISGYEKEVKEHLNIKNDSDLIKYFSGYTKDEIPALKSLISLNIAELTARCLYRLSMIHLLGRPSLNEQDIEFDYKLAIEEIQNVIKLTGIKQDNILDIALIINDKFAQHAATVIASSLINSDLDSFYKFHIVMNPNDSLTEESMEKLASMKHIRDYSIDFVPFPENVLDLNLANKKIEFSDMWPPLVMYRLYFDQVFPNLESILYLDADIIVLRDLNSFKKLDMSNYIVAGSMDTALTYCNLKVEEECNRKINNFYKNSGIVFLNLQNMREKQAKNMVLDAMHNSKCSFAFPDQDLLNIAFHNYIYPLSMRWNFYTYFIDRDTYFSYFIMHYAGKKKPWNNDQTKWTKDILEKYQEIKKYYWRYREFTPWGNKDFN from the coding sequence ATGTTTAAAAAAAGGTCTAAAAAAAATATTTTTGTTACCATTAAAATTCCTCTGTTACTTCTTCTAATTTTAATAATGTTTATAGTTATTATAGGATTTTTTACGAGTAATTATAAAATGCATTCAGAAAATTATTGTATTAGGGATATCTCTACCTATAGCTATCAAAAGTTTTATAGTATTATGCGTGAAGATCTATTCAGCTTTAATTCAGCACTTGAGAAGCTAGAAGATAAGCCGTTAAGCGTTAAAGATAAGGTAAAATTAGAAAAAATTTGTACTTTTAAAATAGAAGACGGAAAGGTACGTTTAGAAGTCGCAAAAGGTTATGATTGTTTGCTGCAGCTATATTCGGGTGAGGATGCTACTTTAGTAGAGAAATATAAAGCAATTAAGAATGGTAGTTATGGTCTTGATACTTTATATACTAAAAATGCTGCGATTAATTTAGCAAAATTAATAATTTCAGGTTATGAAAAAGAAGTAAAAGAACATTTGAATATAAAAAATGATTCTGACTTAATAAAATATTTTAGCGGTTATACAAAAGATGAAATTCCTGCTCTAAAAAGTCTAATTTCTCTTAATATAGCTGAGCTTACAGCAAGATGTTTGTATAGGCTTAGCATGATTCACCTACTTGGTAGACCTTCACTTAATGAGCAGGATATAGAGTTTGATTATAAGCTTGCCATAGAGGAAATACAAAATGTAATTAAGTTAACTGGTATTAAACAAGATAATATATTGGATATAGCGTTAATTATTAATGATAAGTTTGCTCAGCATGCTGCGACGGTTATTGCTTCAAGTTTAATAAATAGTGATCTAGATAGTTTTTATAAATTTCATATTGTGATGAATCCAAACGATTCGCTTACAGAAGAATCAATGGAAAAATTAGCTTCCATGAAACATATAAGGGACTATTCTATAGATTTTGTTCCTTTTCCTGAAAATGTATTAGATTTGAATTTAGCTAATAAAAAAATAGAATTTTCGGATATGTGGCCTCCTTTAGTAATGTATAGGTTATATTTTGATCAAGTCTTTCCAAATTTAGAGTCTATATTATATCTCGATGCCGATATTATTGTGTTGCGTGATTTAAATTCTTTCAAAAAGTTAGATATGTCAAACTATATAGTTGCTGGTAGTATGGATACGGCTCTTACTTATTGTAATTTAAAAGTAGAAGAAGAATGTAATAGGAAAATAAATAATTTTTATAAAAATAGTGGTATAGTATTTTTAAATCTACAAAATATGCGTGAAAAGCAAGCAAAGAATATGGTTTTAGATGCGATGCATAATTCAAAATGTAGTTTTGCTTTCCCTGATCAAGATTTATTGAATATTGCTTTTCATAATTATATATATCCATTATCTATGAGATGGAATTTTTATACCTACTTTATAGATAGAGATACTTATTTTTCATATTTTATTATGCATTATGCTGGTAAAAAGAAACCATGGAATAATGATCAAACAAAATGGACGAAAGATATTTTAGAAAAGTATCAAGAAATTAAAAAATATTATTGGCGATATAGAGAGTTTACTCCTTGGGGCAATA